One part of the Populus alba chromosome 18, ASM523922v2, whole genome shotgun sequence genome encodes these proteins:
- the LOC118051562 gene encoding histone H4 → MSGRGKGGKGLGKGGAKRHRKVLRDNIQGITKPAIRRLARRGGVKRISGLIYEETRGVLKIFLENVIRDAVTYTEHARRKTVTAMDVVYALKRQGRTLYGFGG, encoded by the coding sequence ATGTCAGGAAGAGGAAAGGGAGGTAAGGGACTGGGAAAGGGAGGAGCCAAGAGGCACAGGAAAGTTCTTCGTGATAATATCCAGGGTATCACGAAGCCTGCGATTCGTCGTCTGGCTAGACGTGGTGGAGTCAAGCGTATCAGTGGTCTTATCTACGAGGAGACCAGAGGCGTTCTCAAGATCTTCCTGGAGAATGTGATTCGTGATGCTGTCACGTACACCGAGCACGCTCGTCGCAAGACAGTGACTGCTATGGATGTTGTGTATGCTTTGAAGAGGCAGGGACGCACTCTCTATGGGTTTGGTGGTTAA